A window of Chitinophaga sp. MM2321 contains these coding sequences:
- the dgoD gene encoding galactonate dehydratase — MKITSIETIVCHARMRNWIFVKVVTDQPGLWGWGEATLEWHTRSVVGAIEDLSQLLIGEDPRRIEYLWQMMYRQHFWHGNGIVRGTAISGIDIALWDIAGKIHNVPCHELMGGKVRDYIRLYCHLGGGRMEDFYQTKPDDAKRFGELAASAVADGFTAFKSMAVPETMPLEGLKPVHYAVACVEAMREAVGDDIDIMVDCHARPSPRMGLQFAKALEPYGLYFFEEPCWPESIEDIALIQRSVKTPIATGERLVGIHAFRDLLEKRAASVIQPDITHCGGLSEVRRIAVLAEAYRVAVAPHNPQGPVSTAASLEFGFSAPSYIICESVHNDVPWRDEVVKEGFTIEKKGRIVRPNKRPGLGIEINETEARKHPFEQEVLQRAFYKDGSVGDW, encoded by the coding sequence ATGAAAATTACTTCAATAGAAACGATAGTATGCCATGCGCGGATGCGCAACTGGATTTTCGTGAAGGTAGTAACAGATCAACCCGGCCTGTGGGGTTGGGGGGAAGCTACACTCGAGTGGCATACGAGGTCGGTGGTAGGAGCCATTGAAGACTTATCCCAGCTCCTGATCGGAGAAGATCCCAGGCGTATAGAATATCTTTGGCAGATGATGTACCGGCAGCATTTCTGGCATGGCAACGGCATTGTGAGGGGAACTGCCATATCCGGGATTGACATTGCCCTTTGGGATATTGCTGGCAAGATCCATAACGTGCCGTGTCATGAACTGATGGGAGGCAAGGTGCGGGATTATATCCGGTTGTATTGCCACCTGGGTGGTGGCAGGATGGAGGATTTCTACCAGACAAAGCCCGATGATGCGAAACGTTTTGGAGAACTGGCTGCGAGCGCAGTAGCGGATGGATTTACAGCATTTAAGTCGATGGCGGTGCCGGAAACAATGCCATTGGAAGGATTAAAACCTGTGCATTATGCAGTAGCTTGTGTAGAAGCTATGCGGGAAGCAGTAGGAGATGATATTGATATTATGGTGGATTGCCATGCCCGCCCCAGTCCGCGTATGGGGCTACAGTTTGCGAAAGCACTGGAGCCATATGGACTGTATTTTTTTGAAGAACCTTGTTGGCCGGAGTCAATAGAAGATATTGCATTGATCCAGCGATCGGTTAAAACACCGATAGCTACCGGCGAGCGATTGGTAGGCATCCATGCCTTCCGTGATCTGTTGGAAAAAAGGGCCGCAAGCGTGATCCAACCGGATATTACGCATTGCGGAGGATTGAGTGAGGTACGGCGTATTGCCGTGCTGGCAGAAGCATACCGTGTTGCCGTGGCGCCACATAATCCGCAAGGCCCGGTAAGCACCGCTGCTTCTCTTGAATTTGGATTTTCTGCACCATCGTATATTATTTGTGAAAGTGTGCACAATGATGTGCCCTGGAGAGATGAAGTAGTGAAGGAAGGTTTTACAATAGAAAAGAAAGGAAGGATCGTACGGCCTAATAAGCGTCCGGGGCTTGGCATTGAAATCAATGAAACCGAAGCACGGAAACATCCTTTTGAGCAGGAAGTATTGCAAAGAGCATTCTATAAAGACGGCAGTGTAGGGGATTGGTAA
- a CDS encoding SDR family oxidoreductase, whose translation MNKLFENQTVIISGGLGDIGRATALEFAQQGAAVALCDIHPAAAATELLNTLSAFGIQCRYSQVDVTVAKAVQLWIDETEQALGTPGIIIANAAIVTLAGMHTITPEQWSQELAVNLNGAFYLTRYATARLLEKGLPGRVVFVGSWAAASVHAHIPAYSVAKAGVRMLCKCMALELAPHQILVNEIAPGYVAAGLSGRIWEEQPGKLEEAIARVPIRKIMSAKSVADQILYLCHPQQEHMTGMTLLMDGGLSLLS comes from the coding sequence ATGAACAAATTATTTGAAAACCAAACGGTCATCATCAGCGGAGGGCTGGGAGATATCGGACGGGCCACGGCATTGGAATTTGCGCAACAAGGCGCGGCGGTGGCATTGTGTGATATTCACCCTGCCGCTGCAGCCACTGAGTTGCTGAACACATTAAGCGCCTTCGGAATACAGTGCAGGTATAGCCAGGTAGATGTAACAGTGGCCAAAGCGGTGCAGCTATGGATAGATGAAACCGAGCAGGCACTTGGTACGCCGGGAATTATTATTGCCAACGCAGCGATTGTTACCCTCGCAGGGATGCATACGATTACACCTGAACAATGGTCGCAGGAGCTGGCGGTGAACCTGAATGGGGCCTTTTATTTAACCCGGTATGCAACGGCCAGGTTGCTGGAGAAAGGATTGCCCGGGCGGGTCGTATTTGTAGGCAGCTGGGCTGCTGCTTCGGTGCATGCCCACATTCCTGCTTATTCTGTTGCCAAAGCAGGCGTACGGATGCTGTGCAAATGTATGGCACTGGAACTGGCGCCACATCAGATCCTGGTGAATGAAATAGCACCAGGATATGTAGCCGCCGGTTTAAGTGGCCGCATATGGGAGGAGCAACCCGGCAAACTGGAAGAGGCGATAGCAAGAGTACCCATCAGGAAAATAATGAGTGCAAAATCGGTAGCGGACCAGATTCTCTATTTATGCCATCCGCAGCAGGAACATATGACAGGTATGACATTGCTGATGGATGGTGGTCTTTCCCTGCTTTCGTGA